The Chryseobacterium nakagawai genome has a segment encoding these proteins:
- the tatC gene encoding twin-arginine translocase subunit TatC, whose amino-acid sequence MDNNKDMSFLGHIGELRGHLVRSIIAIIIAAFAVGFNINWIMDHIFFGPTRNDFPTFKIVNHFSRMILGEDSIHLPKDFPVRVQRLYQQFNVMMAVSVFGGMVAAFPYIVWELWRFIGPALHPRERKNSIYIINAVWMLFMTGVLCGYFLILPFAVNFGVIFKISDIIVPLYDLSDYTTLFLQVVLGMGVIFLFPILIYFLTSIGILTPIFMKTYRRHAIVLIMVVAAIITPADVLSMLMAAFPLLILYEFSIMMCTFTYKRVQKSNGNLPVVQK is encoded by the coding sequence ATGGACAATAACAAAGACATGTCCTTTCTTGGGCATATTGGAGAATTAAGAGGACATTTGGTCCGTTCGATTATTGCTATCATCATTGCAGCCTTTGCGGTTGGTTTCAATATCAATTGGATTATGGACCATATCTTTTTTGGACCTACCAGAAATGATTTCCCAACTTTCAAAATCGTTAATCATTTTTCGAGGATGATTTTGGGAGAAGACAGTATTCATCTTCCGAAAGATTTCCCCGTACGTGTACAAAGGTTGTATCAGCAGTTTAATGTGATGATGGCCGTTTCCGTTTTCGGTGGAATGGTAGCGGCATTTCCTTATATCGTTTGGGAGTTATGGCGTTTCATCGGCCCGGCTTTACATCCAAGGGAGAGAAAAAATTCTATCTATATCATTAATGCGGTATGGATGCTTTTTATGACCGGAGTTTTATGTGGTTACTTTTTAATTCTTCCTTTTGCGGTTAACTTTGGGGTAATTTTTAAAATTTCAGATATTATTGTCCCTCTTTATGACTTGAGTGATTATACAACATTGTTTTTACAGGTTGTTTTAGGAATGGGAGTCATTTTTCTATTTCCTATTTTAATATATTTTCTGACCAGTATCGGAATTCTTACTCCTATATTTATGAAGACCTATCGTCGTCATGCTATTGTGTTGATTATGGTAGTTGCAGCTATTATAACTCCAGCGGATGTATTAAGTATGCTGATGGCCGCTTTCCCATTACTTATCTTATATGAATTCAGTATTATGATGTGTACTTTTACCTATAAAAGAGTACAGAAAAGCAATGGAAATCTTCCTGTAGTACAGAAATAA
- a CDS encoding reprolysin-like metallopeptidase — MKKKIILVLTLALSLASLQAQRWQPVSERVEPIRKEVNILYAYKMDLNSLRTILKDAPEAGKGGVPVIVSIPTTDGKVERFSVFSSPVVEKSMADRYQLGAYSGVGVDNPNKQIRFSTAPNDFQSMIFDANTGKYEFIEPVTKEKDIYGVFFKSNKTQDGSAFECTTSESAGAKKEMKQLLQSKKGISSAGSINKNNDQKYRTYRLAVSVNGEYTQLAGGVPGAAARINATINRVNGVYEKDLGIHLIVQDFPQVIFTDPATDPYSNVISNANGTFSAPGAWNLQVQQTLTNTPGIGNAAYDVGHFFGHRGGGGSAGRVGNVCINPASNNDATSKGAGITSPAIVDQPFGDTFDIDYVAHELGHQFGGRHTMSVNQNQTDVPIEPGSGSTIMGYAGITAANVQMNSDAYFHTINIEQIQAYVNGKNCDINVPVTNTPPVIQPLVNKIIPKGTAFVLTASATDAQNDPMTYTWEQYDISNTLFNALNSTRTSGATFRSWPPTTSPSRYFPKLETVLTGNLTTVQNWELLPSVARVMNFKVTVRDNNPNPAQQQTQSSLIKLDVGNDGPFKVTSTTVYNNIAGAITWDVVNTNSSPYNVQNVKIDYTTDNGVTWTVITPSTPNDGVEPFSFSSLATNSNVKIRVSAIDNVFYAIGNATVSASSSPCSSAAPNGIAASGVTRSSANVNWAALQDATYSLMYRKVGTPTWTTLPTATNSSFISGLDPATQYEVQIANVCNATVGTYSSSTNFTTLPFICSVSANPEDEFISNVTVTPTGMNPISNNSVGSPYTDYTTDPTKLITLSKGSTGNTLSISKQWTSTTTYNEGVTAWIDFNKDGYFADSEIILTTLPNKITPVTGTFSVPMDAYTGGNVIMRVVMAYGSQPQNGCSSQDYGEIEDYPVLIQQQLSTSDTVKDKASIQIFPNPASDVLNVTQVSPKAQFSITNMAGQKVMSGQISDNKISVSRLSTGAYVISIEDKGTTSNLKFIKK, encoded by the coding sequence ATGAAAAAGAAAATTATTCTTGTTTTAACATTAGCCTTAAGTCTGGCCAGTTTGCAAGCGCAACGCTGGCAGCCTGTCTCAGAAAGAGTGGAACCTATAAGGAAAGAAGTCAATATTTTATACGCTTATAAAATGGATCTTAATTCTTTAAGAACTATATTAAAAGATGCACCGGAAGCCGGAAAAGGCGGAGTTCCTGTAATTGTTTCTATTCCTACAACAGACGGGAAAGTTGAAAGATTTTCTGTTTTCAGCTCTCCCGTGGTTGAAAAATCTATGGCAGATAGATATCAATTAGGAGCGTATTCAGGAGTTGGAGTGGATAATCCTAATAAACAGATCAGGTTCAGTACGGCTCCTAATGATTTTCAATCAATGATTTTTGATGCTAATACCGGAAAATATGAATTCATTGAGCCTGTTACCAAAGAAAAAGACATCTACGGTGTATTTTTCAAATCCAACAAAACCCAAGACGGAAGTGCTTTTGAGTGTACAACATCTGAGTCTGCAGGGGCTAAAAAGGAGATGAAACAACTTTTACAATCAAAAAAAGGAATAAGCAGCGCAGGAAGTATTAATAAAAATAATGATCAAAAATACCGTACCTACAGACTTGCTGTTTCTGTAAATGGGGAATACACTCAATTGGCCGGAGGCGTTCCGGGCGCTGCTGCACGTATTAATGCCACTATAAACAGAGTAAATGGTGTCTATGAAAAAGATTTAGGCATTCATTTAATTGTTCAGGATTTCCCACAAGTTATTTTTACAGATCCTGCTACAGATCCTTATTCTAATGTTATTTCCAATGCTAATGGTACCTTTAGTGCTCCTGGTGCATGGAACCTACAGGTTCAGCAAACACTGACCAATACTCCCGGCATAGGGAATGCAGCTTATGATGTTGGTCACTTCTTTGGTCATAGAGGCGGCGGCGGAAGTGCTGGCCGTGTAGGAAACGTATGTATAAATCCTGCCAGTAATAATGATGCAACATCAAAGGGGGCGGGAATCACTTCTCCAGCAATAGTAGATCAACCTTTTGGAGATACTTTTGATATTGACTATGTAGCCCATGAGCTGGGACACCAGTTTGGAGGACGTCATACAATGTCTGTTAATCAAAATCAAACAGATGTCCCAATAGAGCCAGGATCAGGATCTACCATTATGGGATATGCAGGAATTACAGCGGCAAATGTACAGATGAATTCGGATGCTTATTTCCACACTATCAATATTGAGCAGATACAAGCTTACGTAAATGGTAAAAATTGTGATATTAATGTTCCGGTTACCAACACTCCTCCGGTTATACAGCCGCTTGTTAATAAAATCATTCCAAAAGGAACTGCTTTTGTATTAACAGCCAGTGCAACTGATGCTCAAAATGATCCTATGACTTACACATGGGAGCAGTATGATATTTCCAACACTTTATTTAATGCTTTAAATTCAACCCGTACCAGCGGGGCTACTTTCAGATCTTGGCCTCCAACAACTTCACCTTCGCGTTATTTTCCAAAACTTGAAACTGTACTTACCGGAAATCTTACCACAGTACAGAACTGGGAGCTTTTACCAAGTGTAGCAAGGGTAATGAACTTTAAGGTAACAGTAAGAGATAATAATCCTAATCCTGCCCAACAACAAACACAGAGCAGTCTGATAAAATTGGATGTTGGGAATGATGGACCATTTAAAGTAACTTCTACCACTGTTTATAACAATATCGCCGGGGCCATTACCTGGGATGTTGTGAATACAAACAGTTCGCCTTATAATGTGCAGAATGTGAAAATAGACTATACTACAGACAATGGGGTAACATGGACTGTCATTACTCCATCTACTCCAAATGATGGAGTTGAACCTTTTTCATTTTCTTCACTTGCCACTAATTCAAATGTAAAAATTAGAGTAAGCGCTATAGACAATGTATTTTATGCAATAGGCAATGCTACTGTTTCTGCCTCATCCAGTCCATGTTCTTCTGCAGCACCTAACGGAATTGCTGCCTCTGGGGTAACAAGATCATCTGCCAATGTAAATTGGGCAGCTCTTCAGGATGCAACATACTCTTTAATGTATAGAAAAGTAGGAACCCCTACCTGGACAACACTTCCGACAGCTACAAACTCCTCTTTTATTTCCGGATTAGATCCTGCTACACAATATGAAGTACAAATTGCTAATGTATGTAACGCTACAGTAGGTACTTATTCATCTTCAACCAACTTTACAACCCTTCCTTTTATTTGCTCAGTGAGCGCAAATCCTGAAGATGAATTTATTTCTAATGTAACGGTAACTCCTACAGGTATGAATCCTATCTCCAATAATAGTGTTGGTTCACCATATACAGATTACACAACAGATCCTACAAAATTAATCACGCTTTCTAAAGGTTCAACCGGTAATACACTGAGTATATCCAAACAATGGACAAGTACTACTACTTATAATGAAGGAGTAACAGCATGGATAGACTTTAATAAAGACGGATATTTTGCTGATTCTGAAATTATTTTAACAACCCTTCCTAACAAAATAACTCCGGTAACAGGTACTTTCTCTGTACCTATGGATGCTTATACAGGAGGGAATGTGATTATGAGAGTTGTAATGGCATATGGCAGTCAACCACAAAACGGATGCAGCAGTCAGGATTATGGTGAAATTGAAGATTATCCTGTATTGATCCAACAACAGCTTTCTACCAGTGATACGGTAAAAGACAAAGCTTCCATTCAGATTTTCCCTAACCCGGCCAGTGATGTATTGAATGTAACTCAGGTTTCTCCTAAGGCACAATTCTCTATCACCAATATGGCAGGACAGAAA